The Primulina eburnea isolate SZY01 chromosome 13, ASM2296580v1, whole genome shotgun sequence genome includes a region encoding these proteins:
- the LOC140809890 gene encoding annexin D4, translating to MADSDEHGALSKAFSGLGVDEKTLITILGRWHPEQRKTFRKGSRDFFIEDERQFERWSDRHVTQLRNEFLRIKEAIVLWTMHPWERDARLLKESLNKLGSAQYNILIEVACTRSSDELLGARKAYHSLFHRSIEEDVAFHVHGPDQKLLIAMVSSYRYEGPKVSEELAKTEAKAISSAIKEGDSELLIRVMSTRSIIHLNHVYKYYKEINGKDLDQDVEGDLLKETIQCLCIPATYFTKILGESLKYDADEPSKDAVTRVIVTRADHDMKQIKEEYSEKYGGSLANKIKDVANGSYKDFLLTLIARGD from the exons ATGGCGGATTCCGATGAGCATGGAGCACTCTCCAAAGCCTTCTCAG GGCTTGGTGTTGATGAGAAAACATTGATAACAATACTTGGGAGATGGCATCCAGAGCAAAGAAAAACATTTAGAAAGGGGAGTCGCGATTTCTTCATCGAAGATGAACGACAATTCGAGAGGTGGAGCGATCGACACGTGACGCAACTTCGTAACGAATTCTTGCGTATCAAG GAAGCAATCGTTCTGTGGACCATGCATCCTTGGGAGAGGGATGCACGGTTACTGAAAGAATCGTTGAACAAGCTAGGATCTGCTCAATACAACATACTCATCGAAGTCGCGTGCACGAGATCATCTGATGAGTTGCTGGGTGCAAGAAAAGCCTACCACTCCCTCTTCCATCGTTCCATCGAGGAAGATGTCGCGTTTCACGTCCACGGCCCCGACCAGAAG CTTTTGATTGCTATGGTTAGCTCTTACCGTTACGAAGGTCCGAAAGTGAGCGAAGAACTTGCGAAAACAGAGGCGAAGGCCATTTCGAGTGCGATCAAAGAAGGTGACTCGGAGCTACTAATTAGGGTCATGTCCACAAGGAGCATAATCCATCTCAACCATGTTTACAAATATTACAAGGAAATTAACGGCAAAGACTTGGATCAG GATGTTGAGGGTGACTTGCTTAAAGAAACTATTCAATGCCTATGCATTCCCGCAACATACTTTACCAAG ATTTTGGGTGAATCGTTGAAATATGATGCCGATGAGCCGAGCAAGGACGCGGTGACGAGAGTGATCGTGACACGAGCAGACCACGATATGAAGCAGATTAAAGAAGAATACAGTGAGAAATATGGTGGCAGTCTTGCAAACAAAATCAAAGATGTGGCCAATGGAAGTTACAAAGATTTCTTGCTTACTTTAATTGCGAGAGGAGATTGA
- the LOC140809445 gene encoding E3 ubiquitin-protein ligase DIS1-like produces the protein MASGNAFYDDSRSKPEVIDPHQDEEMLDIGEHVNETSQTPVKPDLIVTSSVRELLECPVCLNAMYPPIHQCSNGHTLCSGCKPRVQNRCPTCRHELGNIRCLALEKVAASLELPCKYQNFGCISIYPYYSKLKHESQCSFRPYNCPYAGSECSVIGDIPFLVNHLKDDHKVDMHNGSTFNHRYVKSNPQEVENATWMLTVFSCFGQYFCLHFEAFQLGMAPVYIAFLRFMGDDNEAKNYSYSLEVGGNGRKAIWQGVPRSIRDGHKKVRDSFDGLIIQRNMALFFSGGDRKELKLRVTGRIWKEQ, from the exons ATGGCAAGTGGAAATGCCTTTTATGATGACTCGCGAAGTAAACCTGAGGTCATTGATCCACACCAAGATGAAGAAATGTTGGATATTGGAGAACATGTCAATGAGACCTCTCAAACTCCTGTAAAACCTGATTTGATTGTCACGAGTAGCGTCCGTGAGCTGCTGGAATGTCCAGTATGCCTAAATGCTATGTACCCGCCAATTCATCAG TGTTCCAATGGTCACACATTGTGTTCTGGATGCAAACCTAGAGTACAGAACCGGTGCCCAACTTGCAGGCACGAACTTGGTAACATCAGATGTCTTGCGTTGGAGAAGGTGGCTGCATCTCTTGAGCTTCCATGTAAATATCAGAATTTTGGGTGTATTAGCATCTATCCTTACTACAGCAAGCTTAAACATGAATCCCAATGCTCTTTTAGACCCTACAATTGTCCCTATGCGGGTTCAGAATGCTCAGTTATTGGTGATATCCCTTTTCTTGTGAACCACTTGAAAGATGATCACAAAGTTGACATGCACAATGGCAGTACTTTCAATCATCGCTATGTCAAATCAAATCCACAAGAGGTTGAGAATGCCACGTGGATGCTTACG GTTTTCAGTTGTTTTGGGCAGTATTTCTGTCTTCATTTTGAAGCATTTCAGCTGGGAATGGCTCCTGTATACATTGCATTTTTACGGTTCATGGGTGATGACAACGAGGCAAAAAATTACAGCTATAGTCTTGAAGTTGGGGGTAATGGGAGGAAAGCCATATGGCAAGGAGTTCCAAGAAGCATAAGGGATGGCCACAAAAAGGTTCGCGATAGTTTCGACGGGCTCATAATTCAACGTAACATGGCACTTTTCTTCTCCGGTGGGGACAGGAAAGAGTTGAAACTTCGGGTTACTGGTAGGATATGGAAGGAGCAGTAG